A DNA window from Staphylococcus warneri contains the following coding sequences:
- a CDS encoding Leu/Phe/Val dehydrogenase, which translates to MIFETMEQEDYEQMVFCQDQSTGLKAIICIHDTTLGPALGGCRVRNDYASEEEAIEDAMNLARGMTYKNAAAGLDLGGGKTVVMGSPNKEDEEAFYRALGRYVHTLNGRYYTAEDVGTSEHEMNLIHKETPYVCGTSKSFGSAGNPSPMTAYGIYIAMKRTALEQFNGESLEGKTVAVQGVGHVSYELCRLLHEDGVKLIVTDINKDNAQRAVDEFNATFVEPDDIFSVEAEIFAPCALGGILNDDTIPQLKVKAICGSANNQLKDENRHSQMLEEKGILYAPDYIVNSGGVINTADELNGYNETRAKESIEGIDKIVKHIFDIAKEQHKTPLEASQHFAETRLKQMSHIQDIRK; encoded by the coding sequence ATGATTTTTGAAACTATGGAACAAGAAGATTATGAACAAATGGTATTTTGCCAAGATCAATCAACAGGTTTAAAGGCAATTATTTGTATTCATGATACAACGCTTGGACCAGCATTAGGTGGTTGTCGTGTGCGAAATGATTATGCATCAGAAGAAGAAGCAATTGAGGATGCGATGAATTTAGCACGTGGAATGACATATAAAAATGCTGCAGCTGGCTTAGACCTTGGTGGAGGTAAGACAGTAGTGATGGGCTCACCTAATAAAGAAGATGAAGAAGCATTCTATAGAGCATTAGGACGTTATGTTCATACATTAAATGGACGTTATTATACAGCTGAAGATGTGGGTACATCAGAACATGAAATGAACCTTATCCACAAAGAAACGCCTTATGTTTGTGGTACAAGTAAGTCATTTGGTTCAGCAGGTAATCCAAGTCCTATGACAGCTTATGGCATATATATTGCTATGAAGCGTACGGCTTTAGAACAATTTAACGGTGAATCTCTTGAAGGTAAGACCGTAGCAGTTCAAGGTGTGGGACATGTATCATATGAACTTTGTCGCCTATTACATGAAGATGGTGTTAAGTTGATTGTTACTGATATTAATAAAGATAATGCACAACGTGCAGTAGATGAGTTTAACGCGACATTTGTTGAACCAGATGACATCTTTTCAGTAGAAGCGGAAATCTTCGCGCCATGTGCACTCGGTGGTATATTAAATGACGATACAATTCCTCAATTAAAAGTCAAAGCGATTTGTGGTTCAGCAAACAACCAATTAAAAGATGAAAACAGACATAGTCAAATGCTAGAAGAAAAAGGTATATTATATGCACCAGATTATATTGTGAATAGCGGTGGCGTAATCAACACTGCGGATGAGTTGAATGGATATAATGAAACGCGTGCTAAGGAAAGTATTGAAGGTATAGATAAAATTGTGAAACATATCTTTGATATCGCCAAAGAACAACATAAAACCCCATTAGAAGCGTCACAACATTTTGCAGAAACTCGATTGAAACAAATGTCCCATATTCAAGATATTAGAAAATAA
- a CDS encoding PLP-dependent cysteine synthase family protein, whose amino-acid sequence MIAYDLIGETPLVLLESFSDENVKIYAKLEQFNPGGSVKDRLGKYLVEQAIEEGRLHRGDTIVEATAGNTGIGLAIAANRYQLNCVIFAPEGFSEEKISIMRALGADVKRTVKAEGMIGAQQVARQYAEDTQSIYMNQFETAHNPGAYTNTLGKELTDELNHIDYFVAGAGSGGTFTGVARHLQPLGVKNYIVEPEGSILNGGPSHAHATEGIGSEKWPDFLEKSLVEGIFTISDQHAFDNVKAIAKQEGLLVGSSSGAALQGALELKNQINKGIIVTIFPDGSDRYMSKQIFNYKENENNE is encoded by the coding sequence ATGATTGCATATGACTTAATAGGAGAGACACCTCTCGTGTTGTTAGAAAGCTTTAGTGATGAAAATGTAAAAATTTATGCTAAACTCGAACAATTCAATCCAGGTGGAAGTGTCAAAGATCGACTTGGAAAGTATTTAGTTGAACAAGCAATTGAAGAGGGGCGTCTACATCGTGGTGATACTATTGTAGAAGCTACAGCTGGTAATACAGGGATTGGTTTAGCAATAGCTGCCAATCGTTATCAACTTAATTGCGTGATATTTGCACCAGAAGGCTTTTCCGAAGAAAAAATATCAATTATGCGTGCATTAGGTGCTGATGTTAAGAGAACTGTAAAAGCTGAAGGTATGATAGGTGCACAACAAGTTGCTCGACAATATGCTGAAGACACACAATCGATTTATATGAATCAATTTGAAACAGCACATAATCCAGGTGCTTATACAAATACATTAGGTAAAGAGTTAACAGATGAATTGAATCATATTGATTACTTTGTTGCTGGTGCTGGTTCAGGTGGTACATTTACAGGCGTTGCGAGACACTTACAGCCATTGGGTGTTAAAAATTATATCGTCGAACCGGAGGGATCGATATTAAATGGTGGTCCAAGTCATGCGCATGCCACAGAAGGTATTGGTTCTGAAAAATGGCCAGATTTTCTAGAGAAATCATTAGTAGAAGGCATTTTTACAATTAGTGATCAACATGCCTTTGACAATGTAAAAGCCATCGCGAAACAAGAGGGGTTATTAGTAGGTAGCTCATCCGGTGCTGCACTACAAGGTGCACTTGAATTAAAAAACCAAATAAATAAGGGTATTATCGTGACGATATTCCCAGATGGTAGCGACCGATACATGTCAAAACAAATATTTAATTATAAGGAGAATGAGAATAATGAATAA
- a CDS encoding bifunctional cystathionine gamma-lyase/homocysteine desulfhydrase yields MNKKTQMIHGGHTTDDYTGAVTTPIYQTSTYLQDDIGDLRQGYEYSRTANPTRASLEGVIADLEHGKHGFAFGSGMAAISAVIMLLDKGDHLILNSDVYGGTYRALTKVFTRFGLDVDFVDTTNIENVEKYIKPETKMLYIETPSNPLLRVTDIKGAVEIAKKHNLISVVDNTFMTPYYQNPLDFGIDIVLHSATKYIGGHSDVVAGLVVTADDELGERIGFISNSTGGVLGPQDSYLLVRGIKTLGLRMEQINRNVEAVIDMLQAHDSVQKVFHPSIKSHLNYDVHVAQADGHTGVIAFEVKDTEAAKQVIHATQYFTLAESLGAVESLISVPALMTHASIPADVRAKEGITDGLIRLSIGIEDTDDLVNDLKQALDTLN; encoded by the coding sequence ATGAATAAAAAAACACAAATGATACATGGTGGACATACAACAGATGATTATACAGGTGCTGTAACCACTCCAATTTACCAAACAAGTACTTATTTACAAGACGATATCGGAGATTTACGCCAAGGATATGAGTATTCACGTACTGCAAATCCAACACGTGCATCTTTAGAAGGTGTTATTGCAGACTTAGAACATGGTAAACATGGTTTCGCATTTGGTTCAGGCATGGCAGCTATTAGTGCAGTGATTATGTTATTAGATAAAGGAGACCACCTTATTTTAAATTCAGATGTATACGGTGGTACGTACCGCGCTTTAACAAAAGTATTTACACGCTTCGGATTAGACGTAGATTTTGTAGATACAACTAATATTGAAAATGTTGAGAAATATATTAAACCAGAAACAAAAATGTTATATATCGAAACGCCTTCTAATCCATTATTACGTGTGACCGATATTAAAGGTGCTGTAGAGATTGCTAAAAAGCATAACCTTATTTCTGTAGTAGATAATACATTTATGACACCTTATTACCAGAATCCATTAGATTTTGGTATTGATATAGTTTTACATTCTGCTACTAAATATATTGGTGGACATAGTGATGTAGTTGCGGGATTAGTAGTGACTGCAGATGATGAATTAGGAGAACGTATAGGCTTTATCTCTAATTCTACAGGTGGTGTGCTTGGACCACAAGATAGCTATTTATTAGTAAGAGGCATCAAGACGTTAGGCTTACGTATGGAACAAATTAATCGTAACGTAGAGGCAGTCATTGATATGTTACAGGCTCACGATAGCGTACAAAAAGTATTCCATCCAAGTATTAAAAGTCACTTAAACTATGATGTTCATGTTGCACAGGCAGATGGACATACAGGCGTTATTGCATTTGAAGTGAAAGACACAGAAGCTGCTAAACAAGTGATTCATGCTACGCAATACTTTACGTTAGCTGAAAGTTTAGGGGCAGTAGAAAGTTTAATCTCAGTTCCTGCATTAATGACACATGCATCTATTCCAGCAGATGTACGAGCTAAAGAAGGTATCACAGATGGATTAATACGTTTATCAATTGGTATTGAAGATACAGATGATTTAGTCAATGATTTAAAACAAGCACTTGATACATTAAACTAA
- a CDS encoding MarR family winged helix-turn-helix transcriptional regulator — protein sequence MNDDNILNDVSREDIVTSFRDLGRRVVLYQHKIAEQLDVYNHDWTTIDMLSETGPITAGELGRRVGLTTGSVTALVDRLESAGYVKRERHPKDRRSIMIVPQYEDKSEVQHAYETLNQHMIEMTNQYTAEQMETIQSFLKATTAILDNEIESKK from the coding sequence ATGAATGATGATAACATTCTAAATGATGTTAGTCGTGAGGATATTGTGACTTCATTTAGAGATTTAGGACGGCGAGTTGTTTTATACCAACATAAAATTGCCGAACAATTAGATGTGTATAACCATGATTGGACTACGATTGATATGTTAAGTGAGACGGGGCCAATCACTGCTGGTGAATTAGGTAGAAGAGTTGGACTTACAACGGGAAGTGTTACAGCACTGGTCGATCGATTAGAAAGTGCAGGCTATGTTAAACGTGAGCGTCATCCTAAAGATCGTCGAAGTATTATGATTGTTCCACAATATGAAGATAAATCAGAAGTACAACATGCTTATGAAACATTGAATCAACATATGATTGAAATGACAAATCAATATACGGCAGAACAAATGGAAACCATTCAGTCGTTTCTAAAAGCAACAACAGCTATTTTAGATAATGAAATTGAAAGTAAGAAATAA
- a CDS encoding YSIRK-type signal peptide-containing protein (The YSIRK form of extended signal peptide directs nascent proteins to the cross-wall site, while signal peptides lacking YSIRK direct proteins instead to the cell pole. A large fraction of YSIRK proteins are surface proteins anchored by sortase-mediated processing of a C-terminal LPXTG motif.), with amino-acid sequence MKNKQGFLPNKLNKYAIRKFTVGIASLLIGATLVFGVGNVARADELDNASSQNNDGNKDKSEPVDITELTNTNETASTEDQATDKATTNASEEASNADQTTATTQDTSQTEKSNAEETQSTEQANTEKASSNQTTKDSSNIEQDTINKTNDKPSTTDKTATTQDKQTTNNKTVNTKENQTNSVSQEKQTSDKTSTDKTPVKATSNKTTPTTDKTTTKKVTDKKSDKETAQKATDKTSTDKATTKSTDKASANKKAISNKKTTAQPKATTKKSTKAETTELSKKLAQSKNK; translated from the coding sequence ATGAAGAATAAACAAGGCTTTTTACCAAACAAATTAAACAAATATGCAATCAGAAAATTTACGGTAGGTATTGCATCGTTATTAATAGGTGCGACATTAGTATTTGGCGTAGGAAATGTAGCGAGAGCAGATGAATTAGATAATGCATCGTCACAAAATAACGACGGAAACAAAGATAAAAGTGAACCTGTCGATATAACCGAACTGACTAATACTAACGAAACAGCTAGTACAGAGGATCAAGCAACTGACAAAGCAACTACAAATGCGTCAGAAGAAGCTAGTAATGCTGATCAAACGACAGCAACAACTCAAGATACTAGTCAAACAGAAAAATCTAATGCGGAAGAGACACAAAGTACCGAACAAGCAAACACAGAAAAAGCTTCTTCAAATCAAACAACAAAAGACTCCTCTAATATAGAACAAGACACAATTAATAAAACAAATGATAAACCATCAACAACTGATAAGACAGCAACGACTCAAGATAAACAAACAACTAATAATAAGACAGTCAATACTAAAGAGAATCAAACTAATTCAGTTTCTCAAGAAAAACAAACTTCAGATAAAACTTCTACAGATAAAACTCCAGTAAAAGCAACTTCTAACAAAACAACACCAACAACTGACAAAACTACTACGAAAAAAGTAACTGACAAAAAATCAGATAAAGAGACTGCTCAAAAAGCAACTGACAAAACATCGACAGACAAGGCGACAACAAAATCAACAGATAAAGCATCGGCTAATAAGAAAGCGATTTCTAACAAAAAGACGACGGCTCAACCAAAAGCAACAACTAAGAAATCAACTAAAGCTGAAACAACAGAACTATCTAAAAAATTAGCTCAATCTAAAAATAAATAA